One Cellulomonas taurus genomic region harbors:
- the uvrA gene encoding excinuclease ABC subunit UvrA, translated as MLDVNDRLVVQGAREHNLRNVDLDLPRDKLVVFTGLSGSGKSSLAFDTIFAEGQRRYVESLSAYARQFLGQMDKPDVDFIEGLSPAVSIDQKSTNRNPRSTVGTITEVYDYLRLLFARAGTQHCPVCGERVTAQTPQQIVDRLLELPEGTRYQVLAPVVRGRKGEYADLFTELQAKGFARVRVDGEVAQLSAPPTLEKKLKHDIEVVVDRLVSREGVQRRLTDSVETALGLAEGLLVIELVDADADDPDRFRRFSEKRACPNDHPLSLDEIEPRTFSFNAPYGACPECTGIGSRLEVDPELVIPDEDLSLAEGAVAPWTLGSADYFQRVLGALADDLGFSMDQPWRALPQRAKDAVLHGKDHEVHVKYRNRWGRERQYSTGFEGVITFLHRRHEETDSEWSKEKYEAYMREVPCPVCQGARLKPEVLAVKVGGKSIAEVTNLPVGEAREFLTALQLGVRQAQIAAQVMKEIDARLGFLLDVGLDYLSLSRPAGTLSGGEAQRIRLATQIGSGLVGVLYVLDEPSIGLHQRDNRRLIDTLTRLRDLGNTLIVVEHDEDTIRAADWIVDVGPGAGEHGGRVIHSGDYAGLLAAPESVTGAYLSGRRSIPMPAQRRKIDTKRQVKVLGAKENNLRNIDVSFPLGVFTAVTGVSGSGKSTLVNSILYTVMANELNHARRVAGRHKRVTGLDQLDKVVHVDQAPIGRTPRSNPATYTGVWDRVRKLFAETTEAKVRGYTAGRFSFNVKGGRCEACSGDGTLKIEMNFLPDVYVPCEVCHGARYNRETLEVHFKGKTVADVLDMPIEEAAEFFAAVPAISRHLKTLVDVGLGYVRLGQPATTLSGGEAQRVKLATELQRRSTGRTVYVLDEPTTGLHFEDIRKLLAVLQSLVDKGNSVIVIEHNLDVIKNADWLIDMGPEGGSGGGVVVAQGTPEHVATVEASHTGRFLAEVLEQSDEAVSA; from the coding sequence ATGCTGGACGTGAATGATCGACTGGTGGTCCAGGGGGCCAGAGAGCACAACCTCCGCAACGTCGACCTGGACCTCCCGCGCGACAAGCTGGTGGTCTTCACCGGCCTGTCCGGGTCCGGGAAGTCGTCGCTGGCCTTCGACACCATCTTCGCGGAGGGCCAACGCCGGTACGTCGAGTCGCTGTCCGCCTACGCGCGCCAGTTCCTCGGGCAGATGGACAAGCCGGACGTCGACTTCATCGAGGGCCTGTCCCCGGCGGTGTCGATCGACCAGAAGTCCACCAACCGCAACCCGCGGTCGACGGTGGGCACCATCACCGAGGTCTACGACTATCTGCGGTTGCTGTTCGCCCGGGCGGGCACCCAGCACTGCCCGGTTTGCGGGGAGCGGGTGACCGCCCAGACCCCGCAGCAGATCGTCGACCGCCTGCTCGAACTGCCCGAGGGCACCCGGTACCAGGTGCTCGCGCCGGTGGTGCGCGGGCGCAAGGGCGAATACGCCGACCTGTTCACCGAGCTGCAGGCCAAGGGCTTCGCCCGGGTGCGGGTCGACGGGGAGGTCGCCCAGCTCTCCGCGCCGCCGACACTGGAGAAGAAGCTCAAGCACGACATCGAGGTGGTCGTGGACCGCCTGGTCTCCCGGGAGGGCGTGCAGCGCCGACTCACCGACTCGGTGGAGACCGCGCTCGGCCTGGCCGAGGGCCTGCTGGTGATCGAGCTGGTCGACGCGGACGCCGACGACCCGGACCGGTTCCGCCGGTTCTCGGAGAAGCGCGCCTGCCCGAACGACCACCCGCTGTCCCTGGACGAGATCGAGCCGCGCACCTTCTCCTTCAACGCGCCCTACGGCGCCTGCCCGGAGTGCACCGGCATCGGCTCCCGCCTGGAGGTGGACCCCGAGCTGGTCATCCCGGACGAGGACCTGTCCCTGGCCGAGGGCGCGGTCGCCCCGTGGACCCTCGGCTCGGCCGACTACTTCCAGCGGGTGCTCGGCGCCCTGGCCGACGACCTCGGTTTCTCGATGGACCAGCCCTGGCGGGCCCTGCCGCAGCGGGCGAAGGACGCCGTGCTGCACGGCAAGGACCACGAGGTGCACGTCAAGTACCGGAACCGCTGGGGCCGCGAGCGGCAGTACTCCACCGGCTTCGAGGGGGTCATCACCTTCCTGCACCGGCGGCACGAGGAGACCGACTCCGAGTGGTCGAAGGAGAAGTACGAGGCGTACATGCGGGAGGTGCCCTGCCCGGTGTGTCAGGGTGCCCGGCTCAAGCCCGAGGTGCTCGCGGTCAAGGTGGGTGGCAAGTCCATCGCCGAGGTGACCAACCTGCCGGTGGGGGAGGCGCGCGAGTTCCTCACCGCGCTGCAGCTCGGGGTGCGCCAGGCACAGATCGCCGCGCAGGTGATGAAGGAGATCGACGCCCGACTCGGCTTCCTGCTGGACGTCGGACTCGACTACCTCAGCCTGTCCCGCCCGGCGGGCACGCTCTCCGGCGGTGAGGCGCAGCGGATCCGGCTCGCCACCCAGATCGGCTCCGGCCTGGTCGGCGTGCTCTACGTGCTGGACGAGCCGTCGATCGGCCTGCACCAGCGGGACAACCGCCGCCTGATCGACACCCTCACCCGGCTGCGCGACCTGGGGAACACCCTGATCGTGGTCGAGCACGACGAGGACACCATCCGGGCCGCCGACTGGATCGTCGACGTCGGCCCGGGCGCGGGGGAGCACGGCGGCCGGGTGATCCACTCCGGCGACTACGCCGGTCTGCTCGCCGCCCCGGAGTCGGTGACCGGCGCCTACCTGTCCGGCCGTCGTTCCATCCCGATGCCGGCCCAGCGCCGCAAGATCGACACCAAGCGTCAGGTCAAGGTGCTCGGTGCCAAGGAGAACAACCTCCGCAACATCGACGTCAGCTTCCCGCTCGGTGTGTTCACCGCGGTGACCGGTGTCTCCGGCTCCGGCAAGTCGACCCTGGTGAACTCGATCCTGTACACCGTGATGGCGAACGAGCTGAACCACGCGCGGCGGGTGGCAGGTCGACACAAGCGGGTGACCGGCCTGGACCAGCTGGACAAGGTGGTGCACGTCGACCAGGCGCCGATCGGTCGCACCCCGCGTTCCAACCCGGCGACCTACACCGGCGTCTGGGACCGGGTCCGCAAGCTGTTCGCGGAGACCACCGAAGCCAAGGTGCGCGGCTACACCGCCGGACGCTTCTCCTTCAACGTCAAGGGCGGTCGCTGCGAGGCGTGCTCCGGTGACGGCACCCTGAAGATCGAGATGAACTTCCTGCCGGACGTCTACGTGCCCTGCGAGGTCTGCCACGGCGCGCGGTACAACCGGGAGACCCTGGAGGTCCACTTCAAGGGCAAGACGGTCGCCGACGTGCTGGACATGCCGATCGAGGAGGCGGCCGAGTTCTTCGCCGCCGTCCCCGCGATCAGCCGGCACCTGAAGACGCTGGTGGACGTCGGTCTCGGCTACGTCCGGCTGGGTCAGCCCGCCACCACCCTGTCCGGCGGCGAGGCGCAGCGGGTCAAGCTGGCCACCGAGCTGCAGCGCCGGTCCACCGGCCGCACGGTCTACGTGCTGGACGAGCCGACCACCGGCCTGCACTTCGAGGACATCCGCAAGCTGCTGGCCGTGCTGCAGTCGCTGGTGGACAAGGGCAACAGCGTGATCGTGATCGAGCACAACCTCGACGTGATCAAGAACGCCGACTGGCTGATCGACATGGGCCCCGAGGGCGGTTCCGGCGGTGGCGTCGTGGTCGCCCAGGGCACCCCCGAGCACGTCGCCACGGTCGAGGCCAGCCACACCGGCCGGTTCCTCGCCGAGGTGCTCGAGCAGTCCGACGAGGCCGTCAGCGCCTGA
- a CDS encoding glycoside hydrolase family 15 protein — MTFTPIGDYAVLGDGRTAALLSRTGSIDWWCPPRFDAAACFAALLGDQEHGRWLLTAPEATEITRAWRGDSFVLDTTVRTPTGTAVLTDALPTREHGAEIVRRVRVIEGAVRLRHEWVVRFGYGAVQPWVHRVPGAIQAVAGPDRLLLRGDRLPVADAERHVHQDDFTLDAGEQAQWSLLWTPSWEPAPRPTDEATALDDAVDGWGRWARRSHYRGSYREEVVRSLLVLRLLTHRDTGGIVAAATTSLPEDPGGERNWDYRFCWLRDAAMTLQALLEHGYREEAQAWRQWLLRAVAGDPADLQIVYGIDGRRDLAEHELDHLPGYAGSRPVRVGNAAVGQVQNDVLGEVMCALDLARQCGIAESTDSWSLQSHLVEALIGTWREPDRGIWEVRGAPRRFTHSAVMAWAALDRAVHAVTEHGLPGPVERWARVRDEIRAEVLDWGWDEDLGSFVQSAGVRHTDAALLQLSQVGFLPADDPRMIGTVRAVRAELEIAPGLLLRYRTDRADDGLAGTEHPFLACSGWLADALARQGDVAGAEQVLRTLTGIATDLGLLAEEYDPEGGRMIGNLPQALSHLAFVRAVHQHDRAEARR, encoded by the coding sequence ATGACGTTCACTCCCATCGGCGACTACGCGGTGCTCGGCGACGGCAGGACGGCGGCCCTGCTGTCCCGCACCGGATCGATCGACTGGTGGTGTCCGCCGCGCTTCGACGCCGCCGCGTGCTTCGCCGCCCTGCTCGGTGACCAGGAGCACGGACGGTGGCTGCTGACCGCACCCGAGGCAACCGAGATCACCCGGGCCTGGCGCGGGGACTCCTTCGTGCTCGACACCACGGTGCGGACCCCCACCGGCACCGCGGTGCTGACCGACGCGCTGCCGACCCGCGAGCACGGCGCGGAGATCGTGCGGCGGGTCCGGGTGATCGAGGGCGCGGTCCGGCTCCGGCACGAGTGGGTGGTCAGGTTCGGCTACGGCGCGGTCCAGCCCTGGGTGCACCGGGTGCCGGGGGCGATCCAGGCGGTGGCCGGGCCGGACCGGTTGCTGCTGCGGGGCGACCGGCTGCCGGTGGCGGACGCCGAACGTCACGTGCACCAGGACGACTTCACGCTGGACGCCGGGGAGCAGGCCCAGTGGTCGCTGCTGTGGACGCCCTCCTGGGAGCCGGCGCCCCGGCCCACCGACGAGGCCACCGCCCTGGACGACGCCGTCGACGGCTGGGGTCGCTGGGCACGGCGCAGCCACTACCGGGGGTCGTACCGGGAAGAGGTGGTGCGTTCGCTGCTGGTGCTGCGGCTGCTCACCCATCGGGACACCGGCGGGATCGTCGCGGCGGCCACCACCTCGCTGCCGGAGGACCCGGGCGGCGAACGCAACTGGGACTACCGGTTCTGCTGGCTGCGGGACGCGGCGATGACCTTGCAGGCACTGCTGGAACACGGCTACCGCGAGGAGGCGCAGGCCTGGCGGCAGTGGCTGCTCCGTGCGGTGGCCGGGGACCCGGCGGACCTGCAGATCGTCTACGGCATCGACGGTCGCCGTGACCTGGCCGAGCACGAGCTCGACCACCTGCCGGGCTACGCCGGGTCGCGCCCGGTCCGGGTCGGTAACGCCGCGGTGGGTCAGGTGCAGAACGACGTCCTCGGCGAGGTGATGTGCGCCCTGGACCTCGCGCGGCAGTGCGGGATCGCCGAGAGCACCGACTCGTGGTCGCTGCAGTCGCACCTGGTCGAGGCGCTGATCGGCACGTGGCGCGAGCCGGACCGGGGCATCTGGGAGGTGCGGGGCGCTCCGCGCCGGTTCACCCATTCCGCCGTGATGGCCTGGGCGGCGCTCGACCGGGCGGTGCACGCGGTCACCGAGCACGGGCTGCCCGGGCCGGTCGAGCGCTGGGCACGGGTGCGGGACGAGATCCGGGCCGAGGTCCTCGACTGGGGGTGGGACGAGGACCTGGGCAGCTTCGTGCAGTCGGCCGGGGTCCGGCACACCGACGCCGCCCTGTTGCAGCTGTCCCAGGTGGGGTTCCTCCCGGCCGACGATCCGCGGATGATCGGCACCGTACGGGCCGTCCGCGCCGAGCTGGAGATCGCGCCGGGCCTGCTGCTGCGCTACCGGACCGACCGTGCCGACGACGGGCTCGCGGGCACCGAGCACCCCTTCCTGGCGTGCTCGGGGTGGTTGGCGGACGCGTTGGCCCGACAGGGTGACGTCGCGGGGGCCGAACAGGTGCTGCGCACCCTGACCGGCATCGCCACCGACCTCGGGCTGCTGGCCGAGGAGTACGACCCGGAGGGCGGCCGGATGATCGGCAACCTGCCGCAGGCACTGTCCCACCTGGCGTTCGTCCGGGCGGTCCACCAGCACGACCGGGCCGAGGCGCGGCGATGA
- a CDS encoding MBL fold metallo-hydrolase, which translates to MAVAPMDNNIYLIQCTATGAGLLVDAAAEADRVLALLGATEPVGVVTTHRHGDHLGALAEVLTATGVGSWAGAPDAAAVAAAAGVPLPRPLSDGDRLTVGALTISVIALRGHTPGSIALAWTDPDDGLTHLVTGDSLFPGGPGRTRTPEDFRTLMTDLEQRVFARFDDATVVHPGHGLPTTLGAERGSLPDWWARGW; encoded by the coding sequence GTGGCCGTGGCGCCCATGGACAACAACATCTACCTGATCCAGTGCACGGCGACCGGCGCCGGACTGTTGGTGGACGCCGCGGCGGAGGCTGATCGGGTGCTCGCACTGCTGGGGGCGACCGAGCCGGTGGGGGTGGTGACCACGCATCGGCACGGCGACCACCTGGGTGCGTTGGCCGAGGTGCTGACGGCGACCGGCGTCGGTTCGTGGGCCGGGGCACCGGATGCGGCGGCCGTCGCCGCGGCGGCCGGGGTTCCGCTCCCCCGCCCGCTGTCCGACGGGGACCGCCTCACGGTGGGTGCGCTCACGATCTCCGTGATCGCCCTGCGTGGGCACACCCCCGGGTCGATCGCCCTGGCCTGGACCGATCCGGACGACGGGCTGACCCATCTGGTCACCGGTGACTCGCTGTTCCCCGGCGGACCAGGCAGGACCCGGACACCGGAGGACTTCCGCACGCTGATGACCGACCTGGAGCAGCGGGTGTTCGCCCGGTTCGACGACGCCACCGTGGTGCATCCCGGTCACGGGCTGCCGACCACCCTCGGCGCCGAACGGGGGTCGCTGCCCGACTGGTGGGCGCGCGGCTGGTGA
- a CDS encoding DUF4190 domain-containing protein, with amino-acid sequence MSTDDDSTRPEGSSQPAPEHEWPTSDTGESSGTADSGSDQASTDQFTRWSQPSAAPETAAYGTPGYGAQPSGEQTAAYGTPAYGAPQSGVDQTAAYGTPAAQASGDGSGSGETPSYGEPAGEAPSAPSYGQPAGDAPSAPSYGQPTGYGQAASSSQSAAGQAPYGQAPTTGETSSTGYGAPAYGQQPYGAAPQGYGSPQQGYGQPGAQQPGYGQPGSQGYGQPGYPAPGAPGGSYPGYAPYPGPGSSSRWDGPSIASLVTAVLGIGPAAVVLGIIGLRRTKKNATQGKWMAIVGLIYGGLQTLLYLTLAIAIPLAINHENAQERAELDRLYNNCADGSMSACDDLYWEADINSPEEEFASTCGGTTTDSGGVCELQSIGPDDDTGTTDSSAIDPDAQSYGDDPTLDAYWDACEAGDPDACDNLSWESPWDSEYEQFGITCGNRAEEYAYCADEM; translated from the coding sequence ATGTCGACCGACGACGACAGCACCCGTCCGGAGGGCTCGTCGCAGCCAGCACCGGAGCACGAGTGGCCGACCAGCGACACCGGCGAGTCGTCGGGCACCGCCGACTCGGGCTCCGACCAGGCGAGCACCGACCAGTTCACCCGGTGGAGCCAGCCGAGTGCCGCGCCGGAGACCGCCGCCTACGGAACCCCGGGCTACGGCGCGCAGCCCAGCGGTGAGCAGACGGCCGCGTACGGGACCCCGGCCTACGGCGCCCCGCAGTCCGGCGTCGACCAGACCGCCGCCTACGGCACACCGGCGGCGCAGGCCTCGGGTGACGGCTCCGGCAGCGGTGAGACCCCGAGCTACGGCGAGCCCGCCGGCGAGGCTCCGAGCGCGCCGTCCTACGGTCAGCCCGCCGGCGACGCCCCCAGTGCACCCTCCTACGGTCAGCCCACCGGATACGGCCAGGCAGCGTCGTCCAGCCAGTCCGCGGCGGGTCAGGCTCCCTACGGCCAGGCACCGACCACCGGTGAGACCTCGTCCACCGGCTATGGCGCACCGGCCTACGGCCAGCAGCCCTACGGTGCGGCGCCGCAGGGGTACGGCTCCCCGCAGCAGGGTTACGGCCAGCCCGGTGCTCAGCAGCCCGGCTACGGCCAGCCCGGCAGCCAGGGTTACGGCCAGCCCGGGTACCCGGCACCCGGCGCACCCGGTGGCAGCTACCCCGGCTACGCCCCCTACCCGGGCCCCGGGTCGAGCTCGCGCTGGGACGGCCCCTCGATCGCCTCGCTGGTCACCGCCGTGCTCGGCATCGGTCCGGCCGCTGTGGTGCTCGGCATCATCGGCCTGCGCCGCACCAAGAAGAACGCCACCCAGGGCAAGTGGATGGCCATCGTCGGTCTGATCTACGGCGGGCTGCAGACCCTGCTGTACCTGACCCTGGCGATCGCGATCCCGCTGGCGATCAACCACGAGAACGCCCAGGAGCGCGCCGAGCTCGACCGCCTGTACAACAACTGCGCCGACGGCTCGATGTCCGCCTGCGACGACCTGTACTGGGAGGCCGACATCAACTCGCCGGAGGAGGAGTTCGCCTCCACCTGTGGCGGCACCACCACCGACTCCGGCGGTGTCTGCGAGCTGCAGAGCATCGGCCCGGACGACGACACCGGCACCACCGACTCCAGCGCCATCGACCCGGACGCCCAGTCGTACGGCGACGACCCGACCCTGGACGCCTACTGGGACGCCTGCGAGGCCGGCGACCCGGACGCCTGCGACAACCTGTCCTGGGAGTCGCCCTGGGACTCGGAGTACGAGCAGTTCGGCATCACCTGCGGCAACCGCGCCGAGGAGTACGCGTACTGCGCCGACGAGATGTGA
- a CDS encoding DUF4190 domain-containing protein translates to MSGYPAPAPMMAFPPPVRAPRDGRGTAALITGLVGLGPLPIALGVSAIRHRRRSYGLGSGMGLTGIILGSLQVGLYVLIGLVLLGTTASGNTERAELRAACADGDLQSCDDLYLAAPRYSDDEAFGSSCAGRQAVNAGGYCTDLGTGNVIPLGYGDDSTLDGLWDACNAGDLTSCDDLYALSPSSSAYLDFGASCGNRGNDARWCVNDPGDDARMDGLYQACAAGDWTSCDDLYEAARPGSGYQAFADTCGNRIEPGGQLWCEQVPGLDPNV, encoded by the coding sequence ATGTCCGGCTACCCCGCCCCGGCGCCGATGATGGCCTTCCCGCCCCCGGTGCGCGCGCCCCGGGACGGTCGCGGCACCGCCGCCCTGATCACCGGCCTGGTCGGACTCGGGCCGCTGCCGATCGCGCTGGGTGTCTCCGCGATCCGGCACCGGCGCCGCAGCTACGGCCTCGGCTCCGGGATGGGCCTGACCGGCATCATCCTGGGCAGTCTGCAGGTCGGCCTCTACGTGCTGATCGGGCTGGTCCTGCTCGGCACCACCGCGTCGGGCAACACCGAGCGCGCGGAGCTGCGGGCGGCGTGCGCGGACGGCGACCTGCAGTCCTGCGACGACCTGTACCTCGCCGCGCCGCGCTACTCCGACGACGAGGCATTCGGGTCCAGTTGCGCCGGGCGGCAGGCGGTGAACGCCGGCGGGTACTGCACCGACCTCGGGACCGGGAACGTGATCCCGCTCGGGTACGGCGACGACAGCACGCTGGACGGACTTTGGGACGCCTGCAACGCGGGTGATCTCACCTCCTGTGACGACCTGTACGCCCTGTCGCCGAGCAGCAGCGCCTACCTCGACTTCGGGGCGAGCTGCGGCAACCGTGGCAACGACGCGCGCTGGTGCGTGAACGACCCGGGTGACGACGCCCGGATGGACGGTCTGTACCAGGCGTGCGCCGCCGGGGACTGGACGTCCTGCGACGATCTGTACGAGGCGGCCCGACCGGGCAGCGGGTACCAGGCGTTCGCGGACACCTGCGGTAACCGGATCGAGCCCGGCGGCCAGTTGTGGTGCGAACAGGTGCCGGGGCTGGACCCGAACGTCTGA
- a CDS encoding acyl-CoA dehydrogenase family protein — protein MILTEQLLADIAARAAVHDRENTFPHDDLKDLRAAGYLTAFVPASLGGADLSLEEVAREQARLAGAAPATALSVNMHLVVTGIAALLHRSGDDSLRFVLEDAAAGEVFAFGNSEGGNDLVMFDSRTRAERQPDGGYRFTGTKIFTSLSPAWTRLATFGRDDSDPTNPVLVHGVVAREDGGTSSKDDWDTLGMRATQSCTTVLDGALAKPERLVRTLPVGPSADPYLLRLFQVFEILLAAVYTGIGRRALELGIAAAHRRTSMKRGGASYATDPDIRWRVADAGILQHGIEPQVWSLARDVDQGVEHGALWFAQVVGLKVRATETAREVVDRAIRVSGGGSYFAGNELGRLYRDVLAGMFHPSDDESAHATVATALLGPA, from the coding sequence ATGATCCTCACCGAGCAGCTGCTGGCCGACATCGCCGCCCGGGCGGCCGTCCACGACCGGGAGAACACCTTCCCGCACGACGACCTGAAGGACCTGCGGGCGGCCGGCTACCTGACTGCCTTCGTCCCGGCGTCGCTCGGTGGGGCCGACCTGAGCCTGGAGGAGGTGGCCCGGGAACAGGCTCGACTGGCGGGCGCTGCCCCGGCGACCGCGCTGTCGGTGAACATGCACCTGGTGGTCACCGGGATCGCTGCCCTGCTGCACCGCTCCGGCGACGACTCGCTGCGCTTCGTCCTGGAGGACGCGGCGGCGGGGGAGGTCTTCGCCTTCGGGAACTCCGAGGGCGGCAACGACCTGGTGATGTTCGACTCCCGGACCCGCGCCGAGCGGCAACCGGACGGCGGCTACCGGTTCACCGGGACCAAGATCTTCACCTCGCTCTCGCCCGCCTGGACCCGACTGGCGACCTTCGGCCGCGATGACTCCGACCCGACGAACCCGGTGCTGGTGCACGGCGTGGTCGCCCGCGAGGACGGTGGCACCAGCAGCAAGGACGACTGGGACACCCTCGGCATGCGCGCCACCCAGAGCTGCACCACCGTGCTGGACGGCGCCCTGGCCAAGCCCGAACGTCTGGTGCGCACCCTGCCGGTCGGCCCGAGCGCCGACCCGTACCTGCTCCGCCTGTTCCAGGTGTTCGAGATCCTGCTCGCGGCCGTGTACACCGGCATCGGCCGCCGCGCGTTGGAGCTGGGCATCGCCGCCGCGCACCGGCGCACGTCGATGAAGCGCGGTGGCGCCAGCTACGCCACCGACCCGGACATCCGCTGGCGGGTGGCGGACGCCGGGATCCTCCAGCACGGCATCGAGCCGCAGGTCTGGTCGCTGGCCCGCGACGTCGATCAGGGCGTCGAGCACGGTGCGCTGTGGTTCGCGCAGGTGGTCGGGCTGAAGGTGCGGGCCACCGAGACCGCCCGCGAGGTGGTCGACCGGGCGATCCGGGTCAGCGGCGGCGGCAGCTACTTCGCCGGGAACGAGCTCGGGCGGCTGTACCGGGACGTGCTGGCCGGGATGTTCCACCCCTCGGACGACGAGTCGGCGCACGCGACGGTCGCCACCGCCCTGCTCGGTCCGGCCTGA
- a CDS encoding YciI family protein: protein MSLYAVQYRYDQRTDLQDEVRPTHRAYLQQVAERGQLHGSGPYTDGEPGALLVFDAPDRAALDALLADDPFARAGVIAETTVREWKLVIGPWAG from the coding sequence ATGAGCCTCTACGCCGTGCAGTACCGCTACGACCAGCGCACCGACCTCCAGGACGAGGTCCGCCCCACCCACCGCGCCTACCTGCAGCAGGTCGCCGAACGCGGGCAGCTGCACGGCTCCGGCCCGTACACCGACGGGGAGCCGGGGGCGCTGCTGGTGTTCGACGCTCCGGACCGGGCGGCACTGGACGCCCTGCTGGCCGATGACCCCTTCGCCCGGGCCGGGGTGATCGCCGAGACGACCGTGCGGGAGTGGAAGCTCGTGATCGGCCCCTGGGCGGGCTGA
- a CDS encoding TerC/Alx family metal homeostasis membrane protein, with product MDVSPLVWLVSIGAALAILVVDVAVVGRRPHVPSTAECLRYLGVYIGLALVFAGVVALTWGTAPAGEFVAGWLTEYSLSVDNLFVFLLIMTRFAVPRQYQQTALLVGIILALVFRGIFIALGATVIAHFSWVFYLFGLFLVWTAIKVAREGVGDEAGEDDDYTPPALVRIVQRVLPTSDRFEGVHLTARENGRRVITPMLLVLIAIGATDLLFAFDSIPAVFGVTREPYLVLMANVFALMGLRQLYFLLGGLLTRLRYLNIGLGVLLGFIGVKLVLQALAENTLPFINGGQEVSWAPEPPTWVSLVVIVLILGVTALTSVAAARRDERRAAVDS from the coding sequence ATGGATGTCTCCCCCCTGGTCTGGCTCGTCTCGATCGGCGCAGCACTGGCGATCCTGGTCGTGGACGTGGCGGTGGTCGGCCGACGACCGCACGTCCCGAGCACCGCCGAGTGCCTGCGGTACCTGGGGGTCTACATCGGATTGGCGTTGGTCTTCGCCGGTGTCGTCGCCCTGACCTGGGGGACGGCACCGGCGGGCGAGTTCGTCGCGGGCTGGCTGACCGAGTACTCGCTGAGCGTCGACAACCTGTTCGTCTTCCTGCTGATCATGACCCGGTTCGCCGTGCCACGGCAGTACCAGCAGACCGCCCTCCTGGTCGGGATCATCCTGGCGCTGGTGTTCCGGGGGATCTTCATCGCCCTCGGTGCCACGGTGATCGCGCACTTCTCCTGGGTGTTCTACCTCTTCGGCCTGTTCCTGGTTTGGACCGCGATCAAGGTCGCCCGGGAGGGCGTCGGCGACGAGGCAGGGGAGGACGACGACTACACGCCGCCCGCGCTGGTCCGGATCGTGCAGCGCGTGCTGCCGACCAGCGACCGGTTCGAGGGCGTGCACCTGACCGCGCGGGAGAACGGTCGCCGGGTGATCACCCCGATGCTGCTGGTGCTGATCGCGATCGGCGCCACCGACCTGCTGTTCGCCTTCGACTCGATCCCCGCGGTCTTCGGCGTGACCCGCGAGCCGTACCTGGTCCTGATGGCGAACGTCTTCGCGCTGATGGGGCTGCGCCAGCTGTACTTCCTGCTCGGTGGACTTCTGACCCGACTCCGCTACCTGAACATCGGCCTCGGTGTGCTGCTCGGCTTCATCGGCGTGAAGCTGGTGCTGCAGGCGCTGGCCGAGAACACGCTGCCGTTCATCAACGGGGGCCAGGAGGTCTCCTGGGCACCGGAGCCGCCGACCTGGGTCTCCCTGGTCGTGATCGTGCTGATCCTCGGCGTGACCGCGCTGACCAGCGTGGCGGCCGCCCGGCGGGACGAGCGACGGGCAGCTGTCGACAGCTGA